Proteins from a single region of Streptomyces sp. Tu 3180:
- a CDS encoding FAD:protein FMN transferase, giving the protein MRRVEHVMGFPVSLRVDDEGFDETAADRLFAWLGEVDRRFSPFREDSEVRRLDRGGPGSGRISRELAEVLALGERYRAETRGAFDVRLPGRRLDPCAVVKGWSVQKAADLLTAAGARRFCLNAGGDVVVAGGPWRVGVRHPEHAGRLCTVLELTDGAVATSARYERGDHIVDGRTGLPATGLLAVTVVAPTLTEADAVATAAFALGREGIDWAAAREGCEVFAVDADRRVSRTAGFPVAGAGQAVRRASRVPGSAGGAV; this is encoded by the coding sequence GTGCGGCGCGTCGAGCACGTCATGGGGTTCCCGGTGTCGCTGCGCGTCGACGACGAGGGGTTCGACGAGACCGCGGCGGACCGGCTCTTCGCCTGGCTCGGGGAGGTGGACCGCCGCTTCAGCCCGTTCCGCGAGGACAGCGAGGTCCGCCGCCTGGACCGGGGCGGACCGGGCTCCGGCCGGATCAGCCGCGAACTGGCCGAAGTCCTCGCCCTGGGCGAGCGGTACCGGGCCGAGACCCGGGGCGCCTTCGACGTACGGCTGCCCGGCCGCCGCCTCGACCCCTGCGCGGTGGTGAAGGGCTGGTCGGTGCAGAAGGCGGCCGACCTGCTCACGGCCGCCGGGGCACGGCGGTTCTGCCTCAACGCCGGCGGTGACGTGGTCGTGGCCGGCGGACCGTGGCGCGTGGGCGTACGGCACCCGGAACACGCCGGCCGGCTGTGCACCGTCCTGGAGCTCACCGACGGCGCGGTCGCGACCTCCGCGCGCTACGAGCGCGGCGACCACATCGTCGACGGGCGCACCGGCCTCCCGGCGACCGGTCTGCTCGCCGTGACCGTCGTCGCCCCCACCCTCACCGAGGCGGACGCGGTCGCCACGGCGGCCTTCGCCCTGGGGCGGGAGGGCATCGACTGGGCCGCCGCGCGGGAGGGTTGCGAGGTGTTCGCCGTGGACGCGGACCGCAGGGTGTCGCGGACGGCGGGGTTTCCCGTGGCGGGCGCGGGGCAGGCTGTCCGGCGCGCGAGCCGCGTTCCTGGTTCTGCCGGAGGCGCCGTCTAG
- a CDS encoding ABC transporter ATP-binding protein: MIRIDSVTKRYPDGTVAVDRLSLDVPDRSITVLVGPSGCGKTTTLRMINRMVEPTEGTILLDGEDIQRQPVTALRRSMGYVIQNAGLFPHRTIVDNIATVPRMLGWGRRRARERAAELMERVGLDTSLAERYPYQLSGGQQQRVGVARALAADPPVLLMDEPFSAVDPVVRKGLQDELLRIQEELGKTIVFVTHDIDEAVKLGTMVAVLREGGRLAQYAPPAELLSAPADGFVEDFLGADRGIRRLSFLPSAALELNTDAVIPADAPAERIAASDAPYLLVTGPDGRPLGWAGPGELTAGDIRADRLLPHGRPFVPGADSLRVALDCAVLSPTGWAVAVDADGRVTGVVSQQAIGEAIRAAHARGRTDKAEVAP; encoded by the coding sequence TTGATACGGATCGACTCAGTCACGAAGCGCTACCCGGACGGCACGGTGGCGGTCGACCGGCTCTCGCTGGACGTCCCGGACCGCTCGATCACCGTCCTCGTCGGCCCCTCGGGCTGCGGCAAGACCACCACCCTCCGCATGATCAACCGGATGGTGGAACCCACCGAGGGCACGATCCTCCTCGACGGCGAGGACATCCAGCGGCAGCCCGTCACCGCCCTGCGCCGGTCCATGGGCTACGTCATCCAGAACGCCGGGCTCTTCCCGCACCGCACCATCGTCGACAACATCGCCACCGTGCCCCGGATGCTCGGCTGGGGCAGGCGGCGCGCCCGGGAGCGGGCCGCGGAGCTGATGGAACGGGTGGGCCTGGACACCTCGCTGGCCGAGCGGTACCCCTACCAGCTCTCCGGCGGCCAGCAGCAGCGCGTCGGGGTGGCGCGGGCGCTCGCCGCGGACCCGCCGGTGCTGCTGATGGACGAGCCGTTCTCCGCCGTCGACCCCGTGGTGCGCAAGGGGCTGCAGGACGAACTCCTCAGGATCCAGGAGGAGCTGGGCAAGACCATCGTCTTCGTCACGCACGACATCGACGAGGCGGTCAAACTGGGCACCATGGTCGCCGTCCTGCGCGAGGGCGGCCGGCTCGCCCAGTACGCGCCGCCCGCGGAACTGCTGTCCGCCCCCGCGGACGGCTTCGTCGAGGACTTCCTCGGCGCCGACCGCGGCATCCGGCGGCTGTCCTTCCTCCCGTCCGCCGCACTGGAGTTGAACACCGACGCCGTGATCCCGGCCGACGCGCCCGCCGAGCGGATCGCCGCGTCGGACGCCCCGTACCTCCTCGTCACCGGACCCGACGGCCGCCCGCTCGGCTGGGCCGGACCGGGCGAGCTGACCGCCGGGGACATCAGGGCGGACCGGCTGCTGCCCCACGGGCGGCCGTTCGTGCCCGGCGCCGACTCCCTGCGGGTCGCCCTCGACTGCGCCGTGCTCTCGCCCACCGGCTGGGCCGTCGCCGTGGACGCCGACGGCCGGGTCACCGGAGTCGTCTCCCAGCAGGCCATCGGCGAGGCGATCCGCGCCGCCCACGCCCGGGGCCGCACGGACAAGGCCGAGGTCGCCCCGTGA
- a CDS encoding ABC transporter permease subunit, with translation MNGFFDIPSDLQHSWAGLIGLHVREALLPVAAGLLLALPLAQLCVRFRRLYPPVLGAATVLYAIPSLAFFVVLIDYTGQTELTVMIPLAVYSLVVLIPAIVDGVRSVPQETLAAATAMGFGPVRRYLQVQLPIAAPAIVAGLRVATVSSISLVSVGALIGNQGALGNLLAAAQKYDRPELAVNAVLTMAALAILCDAALVLLRTLLTPWMPRGARLRPRPAARPQRPGPEAVIR, from the coding sequence GTGAACGGCTTCTTCGACATCCCCAGCGACCTCCAGCACAGCTGGGCCGGCCTGATCGGGCTGCACGTCAGGGAGGCCCTGCTGCCGGTGGCCGCCGGGCTGCTGCTCGCCCTGCCGCTCGCCCAGCTGTGCGTGCGCTTCCGCCGGCTGTACCCGCCCGTGCTCGGGGCGGCGACCGTGCTGTACGCCATCCCCTCCCTGGCGTTCTTCGTCGTCCTCATCGACTACACCGGCCAGACCGAGCTCACCGTGATGATCCCGCTGGCCGTGTACAGCCTGGTGGTGCTGATCCCGGCGATCGTCGACGGCGTCCGCTCGGTACCGCAGGAGACCCTGGCGGCGGCCACCGCCATGGGCTTCGGCCCCGTACGCCGCTACCTCCAGGTGCAGCTGCCGATCGCCGCGCCCGCCATCGTCGCCGGCCTGCGGGTGGCCACGGTGTCGAGCATCTCGCTCGTCAGCGTCGGCGCCCTGATCGGCAACCAGGGCGCCCTCGGCAACCTGCTCGCGGCGGCGCAGAAGTACGACCGGCCGGAGCTGGCGGTGAACGCCGTGCTCACCATGGCCGCCCTGGCGATCCTGTGCGACGCGGCGCTGGTGCTGCTGCGGACCCTGCTGACCCCCTGGATGCCGCGCGGCGCACGGCTGCGTCCGCGGCCCGCCGCGCGGCCGCAGCGACCCGGACCCGAGGCTGTGATCCGGTGA
- a CDS encoding ABC transporter permease, translating to MNVLTFVNAFFGDGAHWHGYDGIPRRLLEHLQYTLLALALAAAIGLPVGLLTGHTGRGGNALAFVANAARALPSFGLLVLVALLIGFGLLPVMIPLVVLAVPPILVTTYEAVRSVDPSPVDAARGMGMRESRILLRVELPVALPLILSGLRSAAVQIVSTATIAAYVGLGGLGRYIVDGLYQRDYEKVVGGATLVAVLALLTLAVFWAAERLAVSPGVRRN from the coding sequence GTGAACGTCCTCACCTTCGTCAACGCCTTCTTCGGCGACGGCGCCCACTGGCACGGCTACGACGGCATCCCGCGGCGCCTCCTCGAACACCTCCAGTACACGCTGCTCGCCCTCGCCCTCGCCGCCGCGATCGGACTGCCCGTCGGGCTGCTGACGGGGCACACCGGGCGCGGCGGGAACGCACTGGCCTTCGTCGCCAACGCCGCCCGCGCCCTGCCCAGTTTCGGTCTGCTGGTGCTGGTGGCCCTGCTGATCGGTTTCGGCCTGCTGCCCGTGATGATCCCGCTGGTCGTGCTGGCCGTCCCGCCGATCCTGGTGACCACCTACGAGGCCGTCCGCTCCGTCGACCCCTCCCCGGTGGACGCCGCCCGGGGCATGGGCATGCGCGAGTCGCGGATCCTCCTGCGGGTCGAACTGCCGGTGGCGCTCCCGCTGATCCTGAGCGGCCTGCGCTCGGCGGCCGTCCAGATCGTGTCGACGGCCACCATCGCCGCGTACGTCGGTCTCGGCGGCCTCGGCCGGTACATCGTCGACGGGCTCTACCAGCGCGACTACGAGAAGGTCGTCGGCGGCGCCACGCTGGTGGCCGTCCTCGCGCTCCTCACGCTCGCGGTGTTCTGGGCGGCGGAGCGGCTGGCGGTGTCGCCCGGGGTGCGCAGGAACTGA
- a CDS encoding ABC transporter substrate-binding protein gives MTSSAQSSRSRTRHTGAAAALTAAVALLAGCSSGDTSDNPLAGEKAKAGTVVVGSNNFAESTLLADIYGEALRAKGIKVTYKHNIGSRETTYGLMKNGSITVLPEYNGSLLAYLDPEAEQTSAQAVNEAVKAKLDKRLTLLESSPAEDKDSVSVNAGTARKYGLTASSTLADLKDVAPRMVIGGSPEFQTRRQGLKGLESVYGLKFKSFKALDAGGPLTQAALAGNTVQAADIFTTDPTIVKEKFVVLKDPENLFGFANVTPLVHKDGLSPEGVDALDAVSAKLDTETLLDLDAQVQLEKKDPLDVAKAWLKSAGLD, from the coding sequence ATGACTTCCAGCGCACAGAGCAGCAGGTCCAGGACGAGGCACACCGGCGCGGCCGCCGCGCTCACCGCCGCGGTGGCGCTGCTCGCGGGCTGTTCCTCCGGCGACACCTCCGACAACCCCCTGGCGGGCGAGAAGGCGAAGGCCGGCACCGTCGTCGTCGGCTCGAACAACTTCGCCGAGAGCACCCTGCTCGCCGACATCTACGGCGAGGCGCTCCGGGCCAAGGGCATCAAGGTCACCTACAAGCACAACATCGGCAGCCGCGAGACGACGTACGGCCTGATGAAGAACGGCTCCATCACGGTCCTGCCGGAGTACAACGGCTCGCTGCTCGCCTACCTCGACCCCGAGGCCGAGCAGACGTCGGCGCAGGCCGTGAACGAGGCCGTCAAGGCCAAACTGGACAAGAGGCTGACGCTGCTGGAGTCGTCGCCGGCCGAGGACAAGGACTCGGTGAGCGTCAACGCCGGGACGGCGAGGAAGTACGGCCTCACGGCCTCCTCCACCCTCGCCGACCTCAAGGACGTCGCACCGCGGATGGTGATCGGCGGATCCCCGGAGTTCCAGACCCGCCGGCAGGGGCTGAAGGGCCTGGAGTCCGTCTACGGCCTGAAGTTCAAGTCCTTCAAGGCGCTCGACGCGGGCGGGCCGCTGACCCAGGCGGCGCTCGCGGGGAACACGGTGCAGGCGGCGGACATCTTCACCACGGACCCGACCATCGTCAAGGAGAAGTTCGTCGTCCTGAAGGACCCGGAGAACCTCTTCGGGTTCGCGAACGTGACCCCGCTGGTGCACAAGGACGGGCTCTCCCCGGAGGGCGTCGACGCGCTCGACGCGGTCTCCGCGAAGCTGGACACCGAGACCCTCCTCGACCTGGACGCCCAGGTGCAGCTGGAGAAGAAGGACCCGCTGGACGTGGCCAAGGCCTGGCTGAAGTCGGCCGGCCTGGACTGA
- a CDS encoding ATP/GTP-binding protein, producing MAGSDTVARAAAERSAPDTVKILIAGGFGVGKTTMVGSVSEIVPLRTEEPLTMAGLDVDDLDGIEEKRATTVAMDFGRITVSDDLVLYLFGTPGQQRFWFMWNDLALGALGAVVLVDVRRPESSFAAIDFFERRGIPFVIAVNGFHGEHPYPAEDIREALTLPEGVPVLLCDARERESCRDVLIALIDRLIAEAAPAR from the coding sequence TTGGCCGGCTCTGACACCGTCGCCCGGGCCGCCGCCGAGCGTTCGGCACCCGACACGGTCAAGATCCTGATCGCCGGAGGCTTCGGCGTGGGCAAGACGACCATGGTCGGCTCGGTCAGCGAGATCGTCCCGCTGCGCACCGAGGAACCGCTGACCATGGCGGGCCTGGACGTCGACGACCTGGACGGCATCGAGGAGAAACGTGCCACCACGGTGGCCATGGACTTCGGCCGGATCACCGTCTCCGACGACCTGGTGCTGTACCTCTTCGGCACGCCGGGCCAGCAGCGGTTCTGGTTCATGTGGAACGACCTGGCGCTCGGCGCGCTGGGCGCGGTGGTCCTGGTGGACGTGCGCAGGCCCGAGTCCAGCTTCGCCGCGATCGACTTCTTCGAACGCCGGGGCATCCCGTTCGTGATCGCCGTCAACGGCTTCCACGGCGAGCACCCGTACCCGGCCGAGGACATCCGGGAGGCGCTGACGCTGCCGGAGGGCGTGCCGGTGCTGCTGTGCGACGCGCGGGAGCGGGAGTCGTGCCGGGACGTGCTCATCGCGCTGATCGACCGGCTGATCGCCGAGGCGGCCCCGGCGCGGTGA
- a CDS encoding DUF742 domain-containing protein, protein MGGGDSAGRLVRPFTLTGGRTRPSRADFTLITTVTAVDPQPPAAPRPQPEHTRILRLCAEPVAVAELAARLDLPVSVVVILLCDLLEAGRITAHPPHPVTRTTPDLDLLQKVRDGLGRL, encoded by the coding sequence GTGGGGGGAGGCGACTCGGCGGGCCGGCTCGTAAGGCCGTTCACCCTGACCGGTGGCCGGACCCGGCCCAGCCGCGCCGACTTCACGCTCATCACGACGGTGACGGCGGTGGACCCGCAGCCTCCGGCGGCCCCCCGGCCGCAGCCCGAGCACACACGGATCCTGCGGCTGTGCGCCGAGCCGGTCGCGGTCGCCGAGCTCGCCGCGCGTCTCGACCTCCCGGTGAGCGTGGTCGTCATCCTGCTCTGCGACCTGCTGGAGGCGGGCCGGATCACCGCCCACCCGCCGCACCCCGTCACCCGCACCACCCCGGACCTGGACCTGCTGCAGAAAGTGAGGGACGGCCTTGGCCGGCTCTGA
- a CDS encoding roadblock/LC7 domain-containing protein, which yields MTRPTPATHTQLDQLLTGLVERVADVNQAVVLSEDGLVVSKSTGFLRDDAERLAATASGLMSLSKGVSMDFRGGPVRQALIEMANSFLILTSAGPGAHLVVLTGPGADVGVVAYQMNMLVKKIGEHLSAAPRAAAGPVVDPGV from the coding sequence ATGACACGCCCCACCCCCGCCACCCACACCCAGCTGGACCAGCTGCTGACCGGACTCGTGGAACGCGTCGCCGACGTGAACCAGGCCGTGGTGCTCTCCGAGGACGGGCTGGTGGTCAGCAAGTCCACCGGCTTCCTGCGCGACGACGCCGAACGCCTCGCCGCGACCGCCTCCGGTCTGATGAGCCTCAGCAAGGGCGTCAGCATGGACTTCCGCGGCGGCCCGGTGCGCCAGGCGCTCATCGAGATGGCCAACAGCTTCCTGATCCTCACCTCGGCCGGTCCCGGCGCCCACCTGGTGGTGCTCACCGGTCCCGGCGCGGACGTCGGCGTGGTGGCGTACCAGATGAACATGCTGGTGAAGAAGATCGGCGAGCACCTCAGCGCGGCGCCGCGGGCCGCGGCCGGCCCCGTCGTCGACCCCGGCGTGTGA
- a CDS encoding nitrate- and nitrite sensing domain-containing protein yields MSPRTGARRRLGSIRLSLVLLALVPSVTLAAMWGVTTIQMFSEGLRLRSQTELSRSTGAMGTHATLALQRERRLTAAWLAAPQSSRSALEAQRERTDEAVAKLLGQADAIAEAPARISDRLYSVLGSVGSLEYYRDQVDAPSDITAVEALDQYTSIIDDQIHAFQELSQVDDGDLTSQAEPLIALEHAAELISQEDARLTLAWSSGSLDAQGWTEFAELVHTRRWLVEDQIVPSLRGSTKTQAERIMQSPEWRALQAVEDQVLATRSAGGGRTVEMPDVQERWDEAMDSVSPQYTAMIRQQTDALLTRSADEARSLLLTAASLSAGGLLALLLCVGMSWRITRSLSRRLRGLRMATLGLAEERLPDVVARLERGEKVDAESATTALDYGHDELGQVAQAFNTAQRTAVHTAIELADTRRGFQKVILGIARQSQNLVNLQLGKLDELERRHTDPEVLAGLYELDSTASQLRRYEENLVIVSGERPGRSWSEPVALIDILRSAVGEVAEYQRVEVHTEEEVALAPPAVADVIHLLAELIDNATTYSPAPSPVGVRAAMVAKGLVVEIEDRGLGMSEEDYASLNDQLGRPPQFDVVALADDLRLGMFVISQLAHRHGITVTLRSSPYGGTTAIVLVPHEIVVRDVPSGTGREAADARGPEAPAAAGGAAGRGNAKTSAGADATASGRAAAGARTPAARSATAVRSAPAPAAARRDGLAPLPRRVPQTSLAAELREEPAPATEDGPGDDDFTAERAASSLAGFQRGTLRARDDDGAGDAGEAGPPPHDAEDDTAAPAPASAASPGPPAPPSDH; encoded by the coding sequence ATGTCTCCACGGACAGGTGCCCGGCGCCGCCTCGGCTCCATACGTCTCTCGCTGGTCCTCCTGGCCCTGGTGCCCAGCGTCACCCTCGCGGCCATGTGGGGCGTGACGACGATCCAGATGTTCTCGGAGGGACTGCGGCTGCGGTCCCAGACGGAGCTGAGCCGGTCGACCGGCGCGATGGGCACGCACGCCACGCTCGCGTTGCAGCGGGAGCGGAGGCTGACCGCCGCCTGGCTGGCCGCGCCGCAGAGCTCCCGGTCCGCCCTCGAGGCACAGCGCGAGAGGACCGACGAGGCGGTGGCGAAGCTGCTCGGGCAGGCCGACGCGATCGCCGAGGCACCGGCGCGCATCTCGGACCGGCTGTACTCGGTGCTCGGCTCGGTGGGCAGCCTGGAGTACTACCGGGACCAGGTGGACGCCCCCAGCGACATCACCGCCGTGGAGGCGCTCGACCAGTACACCTCGATCATCGACGACCAGATCCACGCCTTCCAGGAGCTCTCCCAGGTCGACGACGGGGACCTGACCTCGCAGGCCGAACCGCTGATCGCGCTGGAGCACGCGGCGGAGCTGATCTCCCAGGAGGACGCGCGGCTCACCCTCGCCTGGTCCTCCGGGAGCCTCGACGCGCAGGGCTGGACGGAGTTCGCGGAGCTGGTCCACACCCGCCGCTGGCTGGTCGAGGACCAGATCGTGCCGTCCCTGCGCGGCAGCACCAAGACGCAGGCCGAGCGGATCATGCAGAGCCCCGAGTGGCGCGCCCTGCAGGCGGTCGAGGACCAGGTGCTCGCCACCCGGTCCGCGGGCGGGGGCCGCACCGTCGAGATGCCGGACGTCCAGGAGCGGTGGGACGAGGCCATGGACAGCGTCTCCCCGCAGTACACCGCCATGATCCGGCAGCAGACCGACGCGCTGCTCACCCGCAGCGCCGACGAGGCCCGCAGCCTGCTGCTGACCGCCGCCTCCCTGAGCGCCGGCGGACTGCTCGCGCTGCTGCTGTGCGTCGGCATGTCCTGGCGCATCACCCGCTCGCTGTCCCGCCGGCTGCGCGGCCTGCGCATGGCCACCCTCGGCCTGGCCGAGGAGCGGCTGCCCGACGTGGTGGCCCGGCTGGAGCGCGGCGAGAAGGTCGACGCGGAGTCGGCGACGACCGCGCTGGACTACGGCCACGACGAACTGGGCCAGGTCGCCCAGGCGTTCAACACCGCGCAGCGCACCGCCGTGCACACCGCGATCGAACTCGCCGACACCCGGCGCGGTTTCCAGAAGGTCATCCTGGGCATCGCACGGCAGAGCCAGAACCTGGTCAACCTCCAGCTCGGCAAGCTCGACGAGCTGGAGCGCCGGCACACCGACCCCGAGGTCCTCGCGGGCCTGTACGAACTGGACTCCACGGCCAGCCAGTTGCGCCGCTACGAGGAGAACCTGGTCATCGTCAGCGGCGAGCGTCCCGGCCGCTCCTGGAGCGAGCCGGTCGCGCTGATCGACATCCTGCGCAGCGCCGTCGGCGAGGTCGCCGAGTACCAGCGGGTGGAGGTGCACACCGAGGAGGAGGTCGCCCTGGCCCCGCCCGCGGTGGCCGACGTGATCCACCTGCTGGCCGAGCTGATCGACAACGCGACGACGTACTCGCCGGCGCCGAGTCCGGTGGGGGTGCGGGCCGCGATGGTGGCCAAGGGCCTCGTGGTCGAGATCGAGGACCGGGGCCTCGGCATGTCGGAGGAGGACTACGCCTCCCTCAACGACCAGCTGGGCCGGCCCCCGCAGTTCGACGTGGTGGCGCTCGCCGACGACCTCCGGCTCGGCATGTTCGTGATCTCCCAGCTCGCCCACCGCCACGGCATCACCGTCACGCTGCGCTCCTCGCCGTACGGCGGGACGACCGCGATCGTGCTGGTCCCGCACGAGATCGTGGTGCGGGACGTGCCGTCCGGCACCGGGCGGGAGGCCGCGGACGCCCGGGGTCCCGAGGCCCCGGCGGCCGCGGGCGGCGCGGCGGGCCGGGGGAACGCGAAGACCTCCGCGGGCGCGGACGCCACCGCGAGCGGGAGGGCCGCCGCGGGCGCGCGGACCCCGGCCGCCCGGTCCGCGACCGCCGTGCGGAGCGCCCCCGCGCCGGCCGCCGCCCGCCGCGACGGTCTCGCCCCGCTCCCCCGCCGGGTGCCGCAGACCAGCCTGGCCGCCGAGCTGCGCGAGGAACCCGCCCCGGCCACCGAGGACGGCCCCGGCGACGACGACTTCACCGCGGAACGCGCCGCCTCCTCCCTCGCCGGCTTCCAGCGCGGCACGCTCCGGGCACGTGACGACGACGGGGCCGGCGACGCCGGGGAAGCCGGTCCGCCGCCGCACGACGCCGAGGACGACACGGCGGCACCGGCGCCCGCGTCCGCCGCCTCCCCCGGGCCCCCGGCCCCGCCCTCCGACCACTGA
- a CDS encoding substrate-binding domain-containing protein, whose translation MNTRPPSHRVPGRTARAAVLAAAVGLLVTGCSASGTAGDSPEPDGAGAAGGKRTRITMVTHGSEGDAFWDRVKKGAEAAAAKDGIDLTYVSDPDPAGQAELVREAIRDGVDGIALTLAKPQAMKGPVNEARAADIPVVGLNSGIDAWKSSRLLGYFGQDEGLAGRAVGDKLDGLKAGHALCVVHERGNVALEARCAGVKKTFGGTTENLYVDGTDLRAVSGIITARLRQDPSIDQVVTNGADYALTAVDAAEKADSDARVATFDLNEDLVDAVRGGNVQFAVDQQPYLQGYLAVDALWLYRTNGNISGGGVAPVLTGPAFVTKTEAASVAGFAADGTR comes from the coding sequence ATGAACACTCGTCCTCCGTCGCACCGCGTCCCGGGGCGCACCGCCCGCGCGGCGGTCCTGGCAGCCGCCGTCGGCCTGCTGGTGACCGGCTGCTCCGCTTCCGGCACGGCCGGCGACTCCCCGGAGCCGGACGGCGCGGGTGCGGCCGGCGGCAAACGGACGAGGATCACGATGGTCACCCACGGGAGCGAGGGCGACGCCTTCTGGGACCGGGTGAAGAAGGGTGCCGAGGCGGCGGCCGCGAAGGACGGCATCGACCTGACGTACGTGAGCGACCCGGACCCGGCGGGGCAGGCCGAACTGGTCCGCGAGGCGATCCGCGACGGCGTCGACGGCATCGCGCTGACGCTGGCCAAGCCGCAGGCCATGAAGGGCCCGGTCAACGAGGCACGGGCCGCGGACATCCCCGTGGTCGGGCTCAACTCCGGCATCGACGCCTGGAAGTCGTCACGGCTGCTGGGGTACTTCGGGCAGGACGAGGGCCTCGCGGGCCGGGCCGTCGGCGACAAGCTGGACGGCCTGAAGGCCGGGCACGCCCTGTGCGTCGTCCACGAGCGCGGCAACGTCGCCCTGGAGGCCCGCTGCGCCGGGGTGAAGAAGACGTTCGGCGGGACGACCGAGAACCTCTACGTGGACGGCACCGACCTGCGCGCCGTCTCCGGCATCATCACCGCCCGGCTGCGGCAGGACCCGAGCATCGACCAGGTCGTCACCAACGGGGCGGACTACGCGCTCACCGCGGTCGACGCGGCCGAGAAGGCGGACAGCGACGCCCGTGTCGCCACCTTCGACCTCAACGAGGACCTGGTGGACGCCGTGCGCGGCGGCAACGTCCAGTTCGCCGTCGACCAGCAGCCCTACCTGCAGGGCTATCTCGCCGTGGACGCGCTGTGGCTGTACCGGACCAACGGCAACATCAGCGGCGGCGGGGTCGCGCCCGTGCTCACCGGGCCGGCGTTCGTCACGAAGACGGAAGCCGCCTCGGTCGCCGGGTTCGCCGCCGACGGAACCCGCTGA